One window from the genome of Carnobacteriaceae bacterium zg-84 encodes:
- a CDS encoding YSIRK-type signal peptide-containing protein has product MFFKRQQRYSIRKYKVGVFSVFLGSFILSVPLAFSNSQANAFEPSKTEHGNAPSVVDDNEILNKVVLSEEKEIIQDPEQIAVADITNLSANDKERVLKRVLKANPQLRAEMVTVGSDGTVSVTYKDKVYVIDKTVTVRLAEKLPEGASFRDGGFIINPNGEPSNSEYEWTRGEGNVAHNSVDTKFELLKGGREIKVTVQFNPHEDAWANPLYYLTIPEKVERIIGIDTLTSEPLTGGRYKETAQGYAGDNPVSEWISENRTGSDFRSYSSKNGGQGYYKDNLDRRWYDLIGWQMGKYTSDAERRMGEDIKKETAGILVFRGGVGKFKHVFEYRAILKEPIRDISELPMMIGFKSYQNSQNFARAYMRIPVPLEVNGQSGTVWSDEPLTKPIVIGHTEGYPTSARLITNSQDTIDEVTNPALGDTINTKLKEKDVVLDAGSVILGRDNTHTSGYTVRVRVDKNGKTPAVSSPIRISAVHATDTTITKQSGQPTAENDIYGAVQATYQRGGSDVDWSKVTKEIIEVRTPTGELVDKNNLSELPEAQNNKVKVRLTLPSGHQKVVTVTVNYPQKVTATEFSNYYVWADTVTNNDFTTGNIQGVDGTVITEAHLTNGGGDVSRVQTYAQGDTVTSVFSQDNRQVTFKKGSLVRGVESTQGMSQYTLRAVAGTRDSNRAAISDRFKIAALVVTNPTTPIDKTEGEQVTAEEIKNKVFETYKGKLMEVDGKVAFDVKQESIKAVIVNSDDVDTAMETTALPTSGKNNKVYVKLTTPSGQDKIVTVIVNYPEPVDTDGDGFPDVEEKEKGSNPNDATSTPNTVDTDGDGFPDVEEKEKGSNPNDATSTPNTVDTDGDGFPDVEEKKRKQSKRCDFYTKHSRYRWRWFPRR; this is encoded by the coding sequence ATGTTTTTCAAACGACAACAAAGATATTCGATTCGTAAGTATAAAGTGGGTGTCTTTTCGGTGTTTTTGGGTTCATTTATTTTAAGTGTTCCACTTGCTTTTTCAAATAGTCAAGCAAATGCTTTTGAACCTTCAAAAACTGAACATGGAAATGCTCCATCTGTTGTAGATGACAATGAAATATTAAATAAAGTAGTATTATCAGAGGAAAAGGAGATTATCCAAGATCCAGAACAGATTGCTGTAGCTGATATTACCAATTTAAGTGCTAATGATAAAGAGCGTGTTTTAAAACGTGTTTTAAAAGCGAATCCGCAACTGAGAGCGGAGATGGTAACAGTAGGTAGTGATGGTACAGTATCTGTAACGTATAAAGATAAAGTTTATGTTATTGACAAAACTGTAACGGTTCGTTTAGCAGAAAAGTTACCTGAGGGTGCGAGTTTTCGAGACGGTGGGTTTATCATAAATCCTAATGGTGAACCTTCAAATTCCGAATATGAATGGACTCGTGGAGAAGGTAATGTCGCACATAATTCTGTTGACACAAAATTTGAATTATTAAAAGGCGGTAGAGAAATTAAAGTTACTGTACAATTTAATCCACATGAAGATGCATGGGCGAATCCTTTATATTATCTGACTATTCCTGAAAAAGTAGAACGCATTATAGGAATTGATACACTGACTTCAGAACCTCTAACAGGAGGTCGATATAAAGAGACAGCACAAGGTTATGCTGGAGATAACCCTGTTTCAGAGTGGATATCAGAGAATAGGACTGGTAGCGATTTCAGAAGTTATTCGAGCAAAAATGGTGGTCAAGGATATTATAAAGATAATTTGGATCGTCGTTGGTATGATTTAATTGGATGGCAGATGGGCAAGTATACATCTGATGCAGAACGTAGAATGGGGGAAGATATTAAAAAAGAGACTGCTGGTATTTTGGTGTTTAGAGGAGGAGTAGGAAAATTTAAACATGTTTTTGAATATAGAGCTATATTAAAAGAACCTATTAGAGATATCTCAGAACTACCAATGATGATTGGTTTTAAGAGTTATCAAAATTCTCAAAACTTTGCACGTGCCTATATGCGTATTCCTGTTCCACTTGAAGTAAATGGACAATCAGGAACAGTTTGGTCAGATGAACCTCTTACAAAACCGATAGTAATTGGGCATACAGAAGGGTATCCAACGTCAGCAAGATTGATAACAAATAGCCAAGATACGATTGATGAAGTTACAAATCCAGCTTTAGGAGATACAATAAATACAAAATTAAAAGAAAAAGATGTTGTTTTAGATGCTGGTAGTGTTATTTTGGGAAGAGATAATACACATACTTCTGGTTATACTGTGCGTGTTCGTGTAGATAAGAATGGAAAAACTCCAGCAGTTAGTTCACCTATAAGAATTAGTGCTGTACATGCAACGGATACAACCATTACGAAACAATCTGGTCAACCTACTGCAGAAAATGATATTTATGGAGCTGTTCAAGCTACTTATCAAAGAGGTGGAAGTGATGTTGATTGGAGTAAAGTAACCAAAGAGATTATTGAAGTGAGAACACCGACAGGAGAACTTGTTGATAAAAATAATCTGTCAGAGTTACCTGAGGCACAAAATAATAAAGTTAAAGTACGTTTGACATTGCCGTCTGGTCATCAAAAAGTAGTCACTGTAACAGTGAACTATCCACAAAAAGTGACTGCAACAGAATTTAGCAACTATTATGTATGGGCAGATACAGTAACAAACAATGACTTCACAACAGGGAATATTCAAGGTGTAGATGGTACTGTTATAACGGAAGCGCATTTGACAAATGGCGGCGGTGATGTAAGCAGAGTACAAACGTATGCTCAAGGAGATACAGTAACATCTGTCTTTTCACAGGATAATCGTCAAGTAACGTTCAAAAAAGGGAGTCTTGTTAGAGGTGTGGAAAGTACACAAGGAATGTCACAGTATACACTTCGTGCTGTAGCTGGAACGAGAGATTCAAATAGAGCAGCAATTTCAGATCGTTTCAAAATTGCGGCTTTAGTAGTGACAAATCCGACAACACCTATTGATAAAACAGAAGGTGAGCAAGTTACAGCTGAAGAGATTAAGAATAAAGTGTTTGAAACATATAAAGGGAAGTTAATGGAAGTAGACGGAAAGGTTGCTTTTGATGTTAAACAAGAAAGCATTAAAGCTGTCATTGTAAATTCAGATGATGTGGATACTGCGATGGAAACGACTGCTTTACCAACTTCTGGTAAAAATAATAAAGTGTATGTGAAACTTACAACACCAAGTGGTCAGGATAAGATTGTAACAGTAATCGTTAATTATCCAGAGCCAGTAGATACAGATGGAGATGGTTTCCCAGACGTTGAAGAAAAAGAAAAAGGAAGCAATCCAAACGATGCGACTTCTACACCAAACACAGTAGATACAGATGGAGATGGTTTCCCAGACGTTGAAGAAAAAGAAAAAGGAAGCAATCCAAACGATGCGACTTCTACACCAAACACAGTAGATACAGATGGAGATGGTTTCCCAGACGTTGAAGAAAAAAAAAGGAAGCAATCCAAACGATGCGACTTCTACACCAAACACAGTAGATACAGATGGAGATGGTTTCCCAGACGTTGA
- the mobC gene encoding plasmid mobilization relaxosome protein MobC: MANRIRNERLEIKLTKEEKALFEEKRKLAKCRNMSHFIRKCGLEKEIYQVDLEPFRDLQGLLSNSTNNINQIAKRVNSTGVIYKEDIDDIKNAIEHFSKELWQIHSLLLNRTSGGD, encoded by the coding sequence ATGGCAAATAGAATACGAAATGAAAGACTTGAAATTAAACTAACAAAAGAAGAAAAGGCTCTTTTTGAGGAGAAAAGAAAACTTGCTAAGTGCAGAAATATGAGCCATTTTATACGCAAATGTGGTTTGGAAAAGGAGATTTATCAAGTAGATTTAGAACCTTTCCGAGATTTACAAGGTTTACTTTCCAATAGTACAAACAACATCAATCAGATTGCCAAGCGAGTAAATTCGACCGGTGTAATCTACAAAGAGGACATCGATGATATAAAAAATGCGATTGAACATTTCTCAAAAGAGCTATGGCAAATTCATTCACTGCTGCTTAACAGGACTTCCGGAGGTGATTAG
- a CDS encoding AAA family ATPase — protein MKKQNVLNLIKYHVERNENSFRNEAIAIARYFDSIGDYQLSEYIMGLISESNLYSPQSSDFESEFLKQVEIRNLEALNLPLEITEDIKGIINAVNHNLGINKFLFEGLPGSGKTEAAKNVARLLDRSLFRVDFENLIDSKLGQSNKNIIEVFREINMLPNANKVVLLFDEIDVIALNRINSNDIREMGRVTSTILRELDRLTDLNKEIVLIATTNLYSNFDKALIRRFDAVINFNRYSDEDLIEVAEYYFSSFIKNFKGISKDTRLFKKILRIAKKIPYPGELKNIIKTSLAFSDVGSEYDYLKRLYNSLIGNLDQKDISQLHEEGFTVREIEKLKGESKSAVSRKLKKEEVDSE, from the coding sequence ATGAAAAAACAAAATGTTTTGAATTTAATAAAATACCATGTGGAAAGGAATGAAAATTCCTTTAGAAATGAAGCAATAGCAATAGCAAGATATTTTGATAGCATAGGAGATTATCAGTTATCCGAATATATTATGGGGTTAATATCTGAATCAAATTTATATTCACCACAAAGTAGTGATTTTGAAAGTGAGTTTTTAAAACAAGTAGAAATAAGAAATTTAGAGGCTTTAAATTTACCACTTGAAATAACAGAAGATATAAAAGGTATTATTAACGCTGTAAACCATAATCTTGGTATTAATAAATTTTTATTTGAAGGATTACCGGGAAGTGGAAAAACAGAAGCAGCTAAAAATGTTGCAAGATTATTGGATAGATCTCTTTTTAGGGTGGATTTTGAAAACTTGATAGATAGCAAGTTGGGACAGAGTAATAAAAACATAATAGAAGTATTTAGAGAAATAAATATGCTTCCAAATGCAAATAAGGTTGTGCTTTTATTTGATGAAATTGATGTTATTGCATTGAATAGAATTAATTCTAATGATATTAGAGAGATGGGAAGAGTAACATCCACAATTTTAAGAGAATTAGATAGATTGACAGACCTTAATAAAGAGATTGTACTTATTGCAACAACTAATCTATATTCAAATTTTGATAAAGCATTAATTAGGAGATTTGATGCTGTTATTAATTTCAATAGGTATAGTGATGAGGATTTAATAGAAGTTGCTGAATATTATTTTTCTTCATTTATCAAGAATTTTAAAGGAATATCCAAGGATACAAGATTATTTAAAAAAATATTGAGGATAGCAAAGAAAATACCTTATCCCGGAGAATTAAAAAACATTATAAAAACATCACTTGCATTTAGTGATGTTGGTTCTGAGTATGATTATTTGAAAAGATTGTACAATAGTTTGATAGGAAACCTGGATCAAAAGGACATAAGCCAACTTCATGAAGAAGGATTTACTGTAAGAGAAATAGAAAAGTTAAAAGGGGAGTCTAAAAGTGCTGTATCAAGAAAGCTGAAAAAGGAGGAAGTAGATAGTGAATAA
- a CDS encoding LPXTG cell wall anchor domain-containing protein yields the protein MTPDKPVLNLDEDSDHDGFTNREELENGTDPFDKDSHPKRYKQSGNIGVGSKDKSENVNVPNELEDTVSKSENQLPHTGEATNHLGLFVGFITLGLSGLLSKYKKDEE from the coding sequence GTGACACCAGATAAACCAGTTCTAAATCTTGATGAAGATTCTGATCATGATGGTTTCACAAACCGTGAGGAGTTAGAGAATGGTACAGATCCGTTTGATAAAGATAGTCATCCAAAACGTTATAAACAAAGTGGTAATATAGGTGTTGGTTCAAAAGATAAATCGGAAAATGTTAATGTTCCAAATGAACTGGAAGATACAGTATCTAAATCTGAAAACCAATTACCACACACAGGAGAAGCGACAAATCATCTGGGATTATTTGTTGGATTTATAACACTTGGATTATCTGGTTTATTAAGTAAATATAAAAAAGATGAAGAATAG
- a CDS encoding recombinase family protein, which produces MKYGYIRVSTKEQNIDRQLTAMYKEGIAKKQIYIDKMSGRDFNRVAYKRMIKRVKKGDEIVIKSIDRLGRNYDEILEQWRYLVREKEVDIRVIDLELLNTKSSFDNNITGRFISDLVLQILSYIAQVERENMLQRQKEGIIEAKKKGVQFGRPKKELPANFEDVYQQWNLNKLNTREAAQLLGVAKTTCYNWLILRKNQKSCTKY; this is translated from the coding sequence ATGAAATACGGGTATATTCGTGTGTCGACAAAGGAACAAAACATTGATCGTCAGTTAACAGCTATGTACAAAGAAGGGATTGCAAAAAAACAGATTTATATTGATAAAATGTCAGGGAGAGATTTCAATCGAGTAGCTTACAAACGTATGATAAAACGTGTAAAAAAAGGAGATGAAATTGTGATTAAATCGATTGATCGTTTAGGAAGAAATTATGATGAGATTCTTGAACAGTGGCGCTATTTAGTGAGAGAAAAAGAGGTAGATATTCGGGTTATTGACTTAGAATTATTAAATACGAAATCATCTTTTGATAATAATATAACAGGTCGATTCATTTCTGATTTAGTACTACAAATATTATCTTATATTGCTCAAGTAGAACGTGAAAATATGCTTCAAAGGCAAAAAGAGGGAATTATAGAAGCAAAGAAAAAAGGTGTTCAATTTGGGCGACCAAAAAAAGAGTTGCCAGCTAATTTTGAAGATGTTTATCAACAGTGGAATTTAAATAAATTAAATACTCGAGAGGCAGCTCAACTTTTAGGAGTGGCTAAAACAACGTGTTATAACTGGTTAATACTTAGAAAAAATCAAAAAAGTTGTACAAAATACTAG
- a CDS encoding YSIRK-type signal peptide-containing protein (The YSIRK form of extended signal peptide directs nascent proteins to the cross-wall site, while signal peptides lacking YSIRK direct proteins instead to the cell pole. A large fraction of YSIRK proteins are surface proteins anchored by sortase-mediated processing of a C-terminal LPXTG motif.), translating to MKNRKKQYNWYTLKQQFSIRKLCIGTVSFAIGIMFCFGISEAKAKEIQYTSKQQMNSVVNESSVSVLDKIKEDMSTLTDKDDSESTVEKSTVGEKSISSDETEDINKLDKISKETTLIVLKAKADEKEEFSISGEKDKIQLVEEKIDNSKNISVTSDRTVNTGFRSSNILDAKKEALTNEYALNISRGVITLEGEIVDRTLYQQPPLDPDMDDDKDGLINKEEIYIYTLNDKKYYGYNSHPKLADTDGDGWLDGDEVNNKHTNPRKWETISPRETVLFMELVYRDDDYIKKVLDPTLYSVDRYKDRLEYDIMHKELAPFWYVKETYHESNGFDAVLFETRFDAKKYGSVPDSYIDNSHIQVLAIRGTAGFKDVQNDASILFKTNPSQADSVVKLLERLNREKKVNNLYITGHSLGGYLTQRAMIEAYDRKYSWIRKGYTFNAPKIAGNLFNRYLNQLAEKGDKLAKDGVVTHYKVSNDGVISLVGNFKHAINVGKTQEGHGSRSYFEERISKEFSGFVNGNKGSLSGTGYQDEWLYHLKFTTKDDDSVRYRPMVKDERIVLPVNALMPFSLPNSENMLKNRDELPKSETYLYWDLQHLPDTRTVGKKIVTLIVEYPDRSKAFIEVAVMIVDSTNPTDVSHPNDATSTPNTVDTDGDGFPDVEEKEKGSNPNDATSTPNTVDTDGDGFPDVEEKEKGSNPNDATSTPNTVDTDGDGFPDVEEKEKEAIQTMRLLHQTQ from the coding sequence ATGAAAAATAGAAAGAAACAATATAATTGGTATACTTTGAAACAGCAATTTTCTATTCGAAAATTGTGTATAGGAACGGTTAGTTTTGCTATAGGAATAATGTTCTGTTTTGGAATAAGTGAGGCAAAAGCTAAGGAAATTCAATATACTTCCAAACAGCAGATGAACAGTGTGGTAAATGAATCGTCTGTATCCGTCTTAGACAAAATAAAAGAAGATATGTCTACTCTTACGGATAAGGATGATTCAGAAAGTACGGTAGAAAAATCAACAGTAGGGGAAAAGAGTATATCTAGTGATGAAACAGAAGATATTAATAAATTAGACAAAATAAGTAAAGAAACTACTTTGATTGTCTTGAAAGCAAAGGCAGATGAAAAGGAAGAATTTTCTATTTCTGGGGAGAAAGATAAAATTCAATTAGTTGAAGAAAAAATAGACAATTCAAAAAATATCTCGGTAACGAGTGACCGTACAGTTAATACAGGATTTAGAAGTTCTAATATTCTTGATGCAAAAAAAGAAGCATTGACAAATGAATATGCTTTAAATATTTCTCGAGGAGTTATTACGTTGGAGGGGGAAATTGTTGATCGTACTTTATATCAACAACCACCATTAGATCCAGATATGGACGATGATAAAGATGGTTTAATCAATAAAGAAGAAATTTATATCTATACTCTGAACGATAAGAAGTACTATGGATACAATAGTCACCCAAAATTAGCAGATACAGACGGTGATGGTTGGCTAGATGGAGATGAAGTAAATAATAAGCACACGAATCCACGAAAATGGGAGACGATCTCTCCTAGAGAAACAGTGTTATTTATGGAATTGGTGTATCGAGATGATGATTATATCAAAAAAGTATTAGATCCAACTCTTTACTCAGTAGACCGTTATAAGGATCGATTAGAATATGATATCATGCATAAGGAACTTGCACCATTTTGGTATGTGAAAGAAACGTATCATGAGTCAAATGGATTTGATGCAGTGCTTTTTGAAACGAGATTTGATGCAAAAAAATACGGTTCTGTTCCAGATTCGTATATTGATAATTCGCATATTCAGGTACTTGCAATTAGAGGAACAGCAGGTTTTAAAGATGTCCAAAATGATGCGAGTATTCTGTTTAAAACAAATCCTAGTCAAGCAGATTCTGTTGTTAAACTGTTAGAAAGATTAAACCGTGAGAAAAAAGTGAATAATCTTTATATTACTGGTCATTCTTTAGGAGGTTATCTAACACAACGTGCTATGATTGAAGCATACGATAGAAAATATTCATGGATTAGAAAAGGATATACCTTTAATGCGCCGAAAATTGCAGGAAATCTATTTAATCGATATTTAAATCAGTTAGCAGAAAAAGGAGATAAGCTGGCAAAAGACGGAGTGGTCACGCATTATAAGGTGTCTAATGACGGCGTTATTTCTTTAGTTGGCAATTTTAAACATGCTATTAATGTTGGTAAAACCCAAGAAGGACATGGGTCAAGAAGTTATTTTGAAGAGCGAATTTCTAAAGAATTTAGTGGTTTTGTGAATGGGAATAAAGGTAGTTTGTCGGGAACGGGGTATCAAGATGAGTGGTTATATCATTTGAAATTCACCACAAAAGATGATGATTCAGTACGGTATCGTCCAATGGTGAAAGATGAAAGGATTGTGTTACCAGTAAATGCTTTAATGCCATTTAGTTTGCCAAATTCAGAGAATATGTTGAAGAATAGGGATGAGTTACCTAAGTCCGAGACATATTTATATTGGGATTTACAACATTTGCCAGATACGAGGACAGTAGGTAAGAAAATAGTAACATTGATTGTGGAATATCCAGACCGTTCAAAAGCATTCATTGAGGTAGCTGTGATGATTGTGGATTCTACGAATCCAACAGATGTAAGTCATCCAAACGATGCGACTTCTACACCAAACACAGTAGATACAGATGGAGATGGTTTCCCAGACGTTGAAGAAAAAGAAAAAGGAAGCAATCCAAACGATGCGACTTCTACACCAAACACAGTAGATACAGATGGAGATGGTTTCCCAGACGTTGAAGAAAAAGAAAAAGGAAGCAATCCAAACGATGCGACTTCTACACCAAACACAGTAGATACAGATGGAGATGGTTTCCCAGACGTTGAAGAAAAAGAAAAGGAAGCAATCCAAACGATGCGACTTCTACACCAAACACAGTAG
- a CDS encoding S8 family peptidase: MNNVLELKGKRFVQARRNVNGGGIAMNGKNDVSTQHLLRLKSQLSQIKEFWDKETKPFEGILISVYYNKIVAKSNRIAGLFKGTTSNDAIVGAKFNLDKSKHIITYFLDEDDLTKSIELIVNTSNILSQKFEGNISKSKFEDKSIVNSEVFKNLSVSMSTFKQVIADVSYIDSFEVELPTIDVKQSIITLYDVRKDTKLLFERLGIDILSSRILDNQTVYLDEKQIELLFVKAPYLVSMATVDLSSLSPDDFINEYQTKMVTISSPTIEPTIGVIDTLFDESVYFSDWVEYHDMVSEDIPKNPKDYNHGTAVSSIIVDGARLNPWLDDGCGRFKVRHFGVAVGAEFSSFSIIKKIKSIVVNNSDIKVWNISLGSNQEINDNFISAEAATLDKIQFENNVIFVVAGTNKPSADIVKIGSPADSVNSIVVNSVSKNGLSTKYARKGLVLSFFAKPDVSYYGGSEEEYIRVCEPLGAASVAGTSYAAPWIARKLSYLIDVLGLNREVAKAMIIDAARGWDEKPTPEEVALYGHGVVPIHINDIIQTKDDEIKFVVSDVSEKWNTYSYDFPVPLKDNKYPYIAKATMCYFPLCDRLQGVDYTNTELNLHFGRIGDDKKIKDIKGDKQNTEDTSEGERNYLLEGEARKQFRKWDNVKYIAESATKRMIPKDSYRNKNWGMEVKTNNRLAPQDGIGVKFGVVVTLKEMNGVNRIDEFIRSCTLNGWLVNVIDVVNRVDIHQKVNEEIKWE; the protein is encoded by the coding sequence GTGAATAATGTTTTGGAATTAAAAGGGAAACGCTTTGTACAAGCACGTAGAAATGTTAATGGCGGTGGTATAGCCATGAATGGAAAAAATGATGTTAGCACACAGCATTTGTTAAGGTTAAAATCTCAGTTAAGCCAAATTAAAGAATTTTGGGATAAAGAAACAAAACCATTTGAAGGAATTTTAATTAGTGTTTATTATAATAAAATTGTTGCGAAAAGTAATCGAATTGCAGGACTTTTTAAAGGGACGACTTCTAATGATGCAATTGTTGGTGCAAAATTTAATTTAGATAAGAGTAAGCATATAATAACGTATTTTCTTGATGAGGATGATTTAACTAAAAGCATAGAGTTAATTGTAAATACTTCAAATATATTATCTCAAAAATTTGAAGGAAATATCAGCAAGAGCAAATTTGAAGACAAAAGTATTGTTAATTCAGAAGTTTTTAAAAACCTTTCTGTAAGTATGTCTACATTTAAACAGGTGATTGCAGATGTATCGTATATTGATTCTTTTGAGGTAGAGTTACCTACGATAGATGTAAAACAAAGTATTATAACTTTGTATGATGTAAGAAAAGATACAAAATTATTATTTGAAAGATTAGGGATAGATATTTTAAGTAGCAGAATTTTAGATAATCAAACTGTTTACTTAGACGAAAAGCAGATAGAACTACTTTTCGTAAAAGCACCTTATCTTGTTTCAATGGCAACCGTTGATTTGTCAAGTTTATCACCTGATGATTTTATAAATGAGTATCAAACAAAAATGGTAACTATATCATCCCCAACTATTGAACCAACAATTGGTGTGATAGATACCTTATTTGATGAAAGTGTTTATTTTAGTGATTGGGTTGAATATCATGATATGGTCTCAGAAGATATACCAAAAAATCCAAAAGATTATAATCATGGGACAGCAGTATCTTCCATTATCGTTGATGGAGCAAGATTAAATCCTTGGCTGGACGATGGCTGCGGAAGATTTAAGGTTAGGCATTTTGGAGTAGCGGTAGGTGCTGAATTTTCTTCATTTTCAATAATAAAGAAAATAAAGAGTATTGTAGTAAACAATTCAGATATAAAAGTCTGGAATATTTCACTTGGTAGTAATCAGGAAATTAATGACAACTTTATTTCTGCTGAAGCTGCAACATTAGATAAAATTCAGTTTGAAAACAATGTAATATTTGTTGTGGCAGGAACAAATAAACCAAGTGCAGATATAGTAAAAATAGGATCTCCGGCAGATTCTGTTAATAGTATAGTTGTAAATTCAGTTAGTAAGAATGGGCTGTCTACTAAATATGCTCGTAAAGGATTAGTATTATCTTTCTTTGCAAAGCCTGATGTGAGCTATTATGGTGGCAGTGAAGAAGAGTACATTAGGGTTTGTGAACCTTTAGGGGCTGCGAGTGTTGCTGGTACTTCTTATGCTGCGCCTTGGATTGCGAGAAAATTATCTTATTTAATTGATGTGTTGGGACTTAATAGAGAAGTTGCAAAAGCCATGATTATTGACGCTGCAAGAGGTTGGGATGAAAAACCGACTCCTGAGGAAGTTGCTTTATATGGGCATGGAGTTGTACCAATTCATATAAACGATATTATTCAAACAAAAGATGATGAAATAAAATTTGTGGTATCAGACGTTAGTGAAAAATGGAATACTTATAGCTACGATTTTCCAGTGCCTCTAAAGGATAACAAGTATCCATATATTGCAAAGGCTACTATGTGTTATTTTCCATTGTGTGATAGATTGCAAGGTGTGGATTATACAAATACGGAATTAAATTTACATTTTGGGAGAATAGGGGATGATAAAAAAATCAAGGATATTAAGGGGGATAAACAGAATACAGAAGACACCTCAGAGGGAGAAAGAAATTATCTTTTGGAAGGTGAAGCCAGAAAGCAGTTTAGAAAATGGGATAATGTAAAGTATATCGCAGAGAGTGCTACAAAAAGAATGATACCAAAAGACTCTTATAGAAATAAAAACTGGGGTATGGAAGTAAAGACAAATAACCGATTAGCTCCTCAAGATGGTATAGGAGTTAAGTTTGGTGTTGTTGTAACACTCAAAGAAATGAATGGAGTTAATAGAATTGATGAATTTATCAGAAGTTGTACATTAAATGGTTGGTTAGTAAATGTAATCGATGTTGTTAATAGAGTAGATATTCACCAAAAAGTTAATGAAGAAATTAAGTGGGAATAG